A window of Primulina tabacum isolate GXHZ01 chromosome 4, ASM2559414v2, whole genome shotgun sequence contains these coding sequences:
- the LOC142542607 gene encoding DAG protein, chloroplastic-like: MATLSLGVLPKTPDQFPKTLTSLCPLPCTSVSFLSSTRITSRTAYFPALRALADGEYSSRRGSSNAERETIMLPGCDYNHWLIVLDFPKDPAPTREQMIETYLNTLATVLGSMEEAKKNMYAFSTTTYTGFQCTVSEETSEKFKGLPGVLWVLPDSYIDVKNKDYGGDKYINGEIIPCQYPTYQPKQARSSKYKSKAYVRQRDGPPSDQRRTRQGATPESAS, from the exons ATGGCGACTCTAAGCCTAGGTGTACTCCCTAAAACCCCAGATCAGTTCCCCAAAACCCTAACCTCTCTTTGTCCACTTCCTTGTACATCTGTATCATTCCTCTCGTCTACTCGGATAACGTCAAGAACCGCTTATTTTCCCGCTTTAAGAGCACTTGCTGATGGCGAATACTCTTCCAGGCGAGGCAGCAGTAATGCGGAAAGGGAGACGATTATGTTACCTGGCTGCGACTATAATCATTGGCTCATTGTCTTGGACTTTCCCAAAGACCCTGCTCCCACCAGAGAGCAAATGATTGAAACTTACCTCAATACTCTTGCTACGGTTCTTGGGAG CATGGAAGAAGCCAAGAAAAACATGTATGCATTTAGTACCACTACATACACTGGATTTCAATGCACTGTATCTGAAGAAACATCCGAGAAATTTAAGG GTTTGCCTGGTGTTTTATGGGTCCTGCCAGATTCTTATATAGATGTTAAAAACAAGGATTATGGAG GTGATAAGTACATCAATGGAGAGATAATTCCATGTCAGTATCCAACTTATCAACCAAAGCAAGCTAGAAGTTCCAAATACAAGAGCAAGGCATATGTCAGGCAGAGAGATGGCCCCCCTTCTGACCAAAGAAGAACAAGACAGGGAGCGACTCCTGAATCCGCCTCTTGA
- the LOC142542608 gene encoding uncharacterized protein LOC142542608, with the protein MSKKKATMTLKDFHGGSIPSDLPLPSAPGVMVRPADRGGLDRQAPWGNSVGRSADHRLRPASAGSARNLDDKNRFLSHSAQIGRNFDEDERKPLDGTSGPRRTISDVNIHAQESGLVEPKMDNLSGIRTGSMTSSVQVSQFSSDLMVSSYAGRRIEVLNGGLGVQNFTASVSARSNYSNVADNARKTVGGSNPNAWGLRKETIAGKEPIFVAWSAPDAETKLAHASALEKVSSGRWNSKEHILHQKDVQVLGNPETRADLLYKANGMYGKNNYDQINVANSSDYHDITLAMHAEKSLTVDDVIHSGVKEIPPYEGFKPTTQMESHERNPSLYSSGIRSLQASGKSGGSEFHSFLPSESSERPKLKLLPRSKPIEYLEPQVDYKQGLQQPSYVQVGDDHGVNDTKYSVQRENTEPMVLDQTVERSKLNLKPRSLYLEPVDGKNEIKRGTVFGGARPREVILMERGIDDEAISSHVQSPSRVKQVAPMANTSFYVTHYGEKAENVKRTDRRDHPSSGERIDSQTRNKRNEIRKNNKDIEKHRNLQLQDRPPSPETWRKPVEQPRPASPPLRYGKAASAVELAQTFSRSVSDQALGDRFSGSKGLQSPGQIPFSRLTGPTPRPQINGY; encoded by the exons ATGTCGAAGAAGAAGGCAACGATGACTCTGAAAGATTTCCATGGTGGCTCCATACCTTCCGATCTACCTCTCCCCTCTGCACCTGGCGT TATGGTTCGGCCTGCAGATCGTGGTGGACTTGATCGCCAGGCGCCATGGGGGAATTCTGTGGGAAGGTCAGCTGATCATAGGTTGCGACCGGCATCTGCAGGCTCTGCAAGAAACCTTGATGACAAGAACCGATTTTTAAGTCATAGTGCACAGATTGGTCGCAATTTTGACGAGGATGAACGCAAGCCTCTGGATGGGACGTCAGGTCCTCGTCGAACAATCAGTGACGTGAACATTCATGCTCAAGAAAGTGGTTTGGTAGAGCCTAAGATGGATAATTTATCTGGTATTAGAACTGGTAGTATGACTTCTTCAGTTCAAGTTTCACAATTTTCAAGTGATTTAATGGTTAGCTCTTATGCTGGGAGGCGGATTGAAGTGCTTAATGGGGGATTGGGCGTGCAAAATTTTACAGCTAGTGTGAGTGCTAGGTCTAATTATTCTAATGTGGCTGATAATGCTAGGAAGACAGTGGGTGGATCCAATCCTAATGCCTGGGGGTTAAGAAAGGAGACTATTGCTGGTAAAGAGCCTATATTTGTTGCATGGTCTGCTCCTGATGCAGAAACAAAGTTGGCTCATGCCAGTGCTCTTGAGAAGGTTTCATCCGGTAGGTGGAACTCAAAAGAACATATTCTTCATCAGAAAGATGTCCAAGTCCTTGGAAATCCAGAAACCAGGGCAGATTTGCTTTACAAAGCCAATGGTATGTACGGGAAAAATAACTACGATCAGATAAACGTGGCAAATTCTTCCGACTATCACGATATTACTCTGGCAATGCATGCTGAAAAGAGTCTGACTGTTGATGATGTGATTCATAGCGGTGTTAAAGAGATACCTCCTTATGAGGGGTTCAAACCTACCACTCAAATGGAGTCACATGAGAGGAATCCGTCACTTTATTCTAGTGGAATTCGTTCACTTCAAGCTAGTGGAAAATCAGGCGGTTCAGAGTTTCATTCATTCTTGCCTTCAGAATCGTCAGAGCGACCAAAACTCAAATTGCTTCCGAGGTCCAAACCGATAGAGTATTTGGAACCACAGGTTGATTATAAGCAG GGGCTTCAGCAGCCAAGTTATGTTCAAGTGGGGGATGATCACGGAGTTAATGACACTAAATATTCTGTACAACGTGAGAATACTGAACCTATGGTTTTGGATCAAACTGTAGAGCGCTCCAAACTGAATTTGAAGCCACGATCACTATATCTCGAACCAGTAGATgggaaaaatgaaataaaaag AGGCACTGTCTTTGGAGGCGCTCGGCCACGAGAAGTG ATTTTGATGGAGCGTGGGATTGATGATGAAGCTATAAGCAGTCACGTGCAATCTCCCTCAAG GGTCAAGCAAGTAGCTCCCATGGCTAATACATCCTTTTATGTCACTCATTATGGCGAAAAAGCAGAAAATGTGAAGCGCACTGATAGGCGAGATCATCCAAGTAGTGGTGAGAGAATTGATTCACAGACGAGGAACAAGCGAAACGAAATTCGAAAGAATAACAAAGATATTGAGAAGCACCGAAATCTGCAGCTGCAGGATAGACCTCCATCACCAGAAACTTGGCGGAAACCTGTGGAACAACCAAGGCCGGCCTCTCCCCCTCTTCGCTATGGTAAAGCAGCTTCTGCAGTTGAGCTTGCCCAGACCTTTTCAAGATCAGTCTCTGATCAAGCCCTTGGTGATCGATTTTCTGGGTCCAAAGGTCTTCAGAGTCCTGGTCAGATTCCATTTTCTCGATTAACAGGTCCAACCCCAAGACCCCAGATAAATGGCTACTAA